A genome region from Glycine max cultivar Williams 82 chromosome 5, Glycine_max_v4.0, whole genome shotgun sequence includes the following:
- the LOC100795878 gene encoding uncharacterized protein → MASTLQKLLRKPSPLPPFRFITALNPPQPQNQNQNPILTLTRDPPQQCNAQPFDDAPTVIFPSFPFGFFPRPVSESGFRGGDDAGVEEEDSGTLWADSVKKKRKKKMNKHKYQKLRKRMRRQT, encoded by the coding sequence ATGGCTTCAACACTTCAGAAACTGCTTCGAAAACCATCACCTCTACCACCCTTCAGATTCATCACTGCCCTCAACCCACCgcaaccccaaaaccaaaaccaaaaccccaTCCTCACTCTCACTCGCGACCCTCCCCAACAATGTAACGCTCAACCCTTCGATGATGCCCCCACCGTGATCTTTCCCAGTTTCCCCTTTGGCTTCTTCCCAAGACCCGTTTCTGAAAGCGGGTTTCGTGGCGGCGATGATGCCGGGGTGGAAGAAGAAGACTCTGGAACCCTCTGGGCGGACAGCGTGAAGAAGAAgcggaagaagaagatgaacaaGCACAAGTACCAGAAGCTCAGGAAGCGCATGAGGAGACAGACGTAG